One segment of Longimicrobiales bacterium DNA contains the following:
- a CDS encoding polysaccharide deacetylase family protein — translation MRSIVASLVASALIALPACGGGDSSPRDAAAAPLVETDDSARGRGSAAATRDSVLADSGAVPDSVGRSADAPAARTSRAVHEADAAHAHRTPNELGRVPILEYHLIGPEPSQWTVTPAALRSHLELLYERGYRPVNLRDLVDGELDLPRGLSPVVLTFDDASPSQFRYVERDDGTLDIDPESAVGILLEFARTHPGWENRAVFCMLPAAEAGRSFFGDKGIEGQKSEWRFRKVRFLAEQGFELCNHTLWHANLAKYEDAFVQEQIARGELAIDSAVAGYDVRSFALPLGEWPKRRELASQGSWTDPKTGRTLSYSYDAVLLVAGGPARSPHDAEFDPLRLPRFIVYAEELPKLLDRLDREGSRYVSDGDPSRVARPED, via the coding sequence ATGCGCAGCATCGTTGCATCTCTGGTTGCTTCCGCCCTGATCGCGCTGCCCGCGTGCGGCGGCGGCGATTCATCCCCGCGCGACGCCGCGGCCGCTCCGCTCGTCGAAACCGACGACAGTGCCCGCGGCCGCGGCAGTGCCGCGGCCACACGTGATTCGGTCCTGGCCGACTCCGGTGCGGTCCCCGACTCCGTCGGCCGGTCGGCCGATGCACCGGCCGCCCGGACGTCGCGTGCAGTACACGAGGCGGACGCCGCACACGCTCATCGTACGCCCAACGAGCTCGGTCGCGTTCCGATCCTGGAGTACCACCTGATCGGGCCGGAGCCGTCACAGTGGACGGTCACACCGGCCGCGCTCCGCTCTCATCTCGAGCTGCTGTACGAGCGAGGCTATCGTCCGGTGAATCTGCGCGACCTCGTGGATGGCGAGCTCGATCTGCCGCGTGGTCTATCGCCCGTCGTGCTCACCTTCGACGACGCCTCGCCGAGCCAGTTCCGCTACGTGGAGCGCGACGACGGCACGCTCGACATCGATCCGGAGTCTGCGGTCGGCATTCTGCTCGAGTTCGCCCGCACGCACCCGGGCTGGGAGAACCGTGCGGTGTTCTGCATGCTGCCGGCGGCGGAAGCAGGCCGCTCGTTCTTCGGTGACAAGGGTATAGAAGGGCAGAAGTCGGAATGGCGTTTCCGCAAGGTTCGCTTTCTGGCCGAGCAGGGCTTCGAGCTGTGCAATCACACGCTCTGGCATGCGAACCTGGCGAAGTACGAGGACGCGTTCGTGCAGGAGCAGATCGCGCGCGGCGAGCTGGCGATCGATTCGGCAGTGGCAGGTTACGACGTCCGCAGCTTTGCGCTGCCACTGGGTGAATGGCCGAAGCGACGGGAGCTTGCGTCCCAGGGAAGCTGGACGGACCCGAAGACGGGTCGTACGCTGAGCTACTCGTACGACGCTGTTCTGCTGGTTGCGGGCGGGCCTGCACGCAGCCCGCACGACGCGGAGTTCGACCCGCTGCGGCTGCCGCGCTTCATCGTGTATGCGGAAGAGCTTCCGAAGCTGCTCGACCGACTCGACCGTGAGGGCAGCCGCTACGTCTCGGACGGTGATCCCTCGAGGGTAGCCAGACCGGAGGACTGA
- a CDS encoding NAD(P)/FAD-dependent oxidoreductase yields MNSALPHVVIIGGGFAGLYCARGLARAPVRVTVVDARNFHLFQPLLYQVATASLSPADIAMPLRYVLRGSDNTQVWLGTVTGIDPDARAVTLREGGALHYDYLVLATGATHAYFGHDEWAGRAPGLKTVDDATEIRRRFLVAFEAAEREGDPAARQRLLTFAIVGAGPTGVELAGAMAEIARQVMPREFRSIDTRDARVLLLEGGPRVLPTYAEQSSESARRQLERLGVEVRTGALVTGITEESVLIGGEEIPAGNVFWAAGVAASPLGAELGAPLDRAGRVIVEPDCGVPGRPEILVLGDLAHLEQDGMPVPGVAPAAIQMGKHAARVLRAAIEGRPRPVFRYRDKGSLATIGRARAVAEIAGLRLSGFIAWFVWAFVHILYLIGFRNRLVVMIEWAWSYLWFKRGIRLITGSPEIELARARESA; encoded by the coding sequence ATGAACTCAGCACTGCCGCACGTCGTGATCATCGGCGGTGGCTTCGCGGGTCTCTACTGCGCACGCGGCCTCGCCCGTGCCCCGGTGCGGGTCACCGTCGTCGACGCGCGCAACTTTCATCTGTTCCAGCCGCTGCTCTACCAGGTCGCGACCGCGTCGCTGTCGCCCGCGGACATTGCCATGCCTCTGCGGTACGTGCTGCGTGGCAGCGACAATACGCAGGTCTGGCTCGGCACGGTGACTGGCATCGATCCGGACGCACGCGCGGTCACGCTGCGCGAGGGCGGTGCGCTGCACTACGACTACCTGGTGCTCGCGACCGGTGCGACTCACGCCTACTTCGGTCATGACGAGTGGGCCGGGCGTGCACCGGGCCTGAAGACGGTCGACGACGCGACGGAGATCCGGCGTCGCTTCCTGGTCGCATTCGAAGCGGCGGAACGCGAGGGGGATCCGGCCGCGCGCCAACGCCTGCTCACCTTTGCGATCGTCGGTGCCGGCCCGACGGGCGTGGAGCTGGCCGGCGCGATGGCGGAGATCGCCCGACAGGTGATGCCGCGCGAGTTCCGCTCGATCGACACCAGGGACGCGCGCGTGCTGCTGCTGGAGGGTGGACCGCGTGTGCTGCCGACGTATGCGGAGCAATCCTCGGAAAGTGCGCGGCGACAGCTCGAACGACTGGGCGTCGAGGTGCGCACCGGCGCACTCGTCACGGGCATCACCGAGGAGTCGGTGCTGATCGGTGGGGAAGAGATTCCTGCGGGCAACGTGTTCTGGGCCGCTGGCGTGGCGGCATCGCCGCTTGGTGCAGAGCTCGGCGCGCCACTCGACCGGGCCGGCCGCGTGATCGTCGAGCCGGACTGCGGCGTGCCCGGCAGACCGGAGATCCTGGTGCTCGGCGACCTGGCGCACCTGGAGCAGGACGGCATGCCGGTGCCCGGCGTCGCGCCCGCCGCCATTCAGATGGGAAAGCACGCTGCGCGCGTGCTCCGCGCGGCAATCGAGGGTCGGCCGCGCCCTGTCTTCCGCTACCGTGACAAAGGCAGTCTTGCCACGATCGGCCGTGCACGTGCCGTTGCCGAGATCGCCGGCCTCCGGCTGAGCGGCTTCATCGCCTGGTTCGTCTGGGCCTTCGTGCACATCCTCTACCTGATCGGCTTCCGCAACCGTCTCGTCGTCATGATCGAGTGGGCCTGGTCGTATCTCTGGTTCAAGCGCGGCATCCGGCTGATTACGGGCAGCCCGGAGATCGAGCTTGCACGCGCGCGGGAGAGCGCATGA
- a CDS encoding DUF456 domain-containing protein, with amino-acid sequence MNPWGFAGVAVMIGSLFLTPLGLPGNWIMIAVLAVGAFFGEVGVLVLLATLVIALVGELIEFWIVKRYNLRYGGSSKAFWGALAGGLIGTFVGIPVPVIGSIIAGIIGSFVGAVLVTMAEARTLGDATRVGWGVMLGRVWSAVAKTAAGVTILALGGWALLF; translated from the coding sequence ATGAATCCGTGGGGGTTCGCAGGCGTGGCGGTGATGATCGGCTCGCTGTTCCTGACGCCGCTCGGCCTGCCCGGCAACTGGATCATGATCGCCGTACTGGCTGTCGGCGCGTTCTTCGGCGAGGTGGGCGTGCTCGTGCTGCTCGCGACGCTCGTCATCGCGCTCGTCGGTGAGCTCATCGAGTTCTGGATCGTGAAGCGCTACAACCTGCGCTACGGCGGATCCAGCAAGGCGTTCTGGGGCGCGCTGGCCGGCGGGCTGATCGGCACGTTCGTCGGGATCCCCGTGCCGGTCATCGGCTCCATCATCGCGGGCATCATCGGCTCGTTCGTCGGCGCCGTGCTCGTGACCATGGCCGAGGCCCGCACGCTCGGGGACGCGACGCGGGTCGGCTGGGGTGTCATGCTCGGACGCGTGTGGTCCGCGGTCGCGAAGACGGCGGCGGGCGTCACCATCCTCGCGCTCGGCGGCTGGGCACTGCTGTTCTGA
- a CDS encoding nuclear transport factor 2 family protein codes for MTAARRRWILGAFAMALGMTTPVSAQSTTDEQAVRAVVDRLFEAMAVHDTAGMRPLFAPDARFAGVDREGNLSYTTPSEFFQVIGGAAGGPALNETLYDVEIRIDGPLAHVWTYYTFHVGDRFSHCGYDGFQMLKLDGEWKIVHLADSRRREGCTHQEWQAPTGS; via the coding sequence ATGACAGCAGCCAGACGGCGATGGATCCTCGGCGCGTTTGCGATGGCGCTGGGCATGACAACACCGGTGAGTGCACAGAGCACGACCGATGAGCAGGCGGTGCGCGCCGTGGTCGACAGACTGTTCGAAGCGATGGCGGTACACGATACCGCCGGAATGCGCCCCCTGTTCGCGCCGGACGCACGCTTCGCAGGCGTCGACCGCGAGGGGAACCTGAGCTACACCACGCCGTCCGAATTCTTCCAGGTGATCGGCGGTGCTGCGGGCGGCCCCGCGCTCAATGAGACGCTCTATGATGTCGAGATCCGCATCGACGGGCCGCTGGCGCACGTGTGGACGTACTACACGTTCCACGTCGGCGACCGGTTCAGTCACTGCGGGTACGACGGGTTCCAGATGCTGAAGCTGGATGGCGAGTGGAAAATCGTGCACCTGGCAGACTCGCGCCGACGGGAGGGGTGCACACACCAGGAATGGCAGGCGCCGACCGGATCGTGA
- a CDS encoding GGDEF and EAL domain-containing protein, translated as MNPSASNLPGPASLPRLSSYEIRTYRLLMTVTSVLVLALQPVYVATDPLARDPWLLRALAAVVCLVALAASFRLRTPALRRVVLAAYSAVTAWLLVLVAINAFAWQYALTLLVFVAGFTAGVAERRLLAWYGIGSAAGLALVILLVGEPRIDLAPFIAAVATLALLSFTGFGTRMLVEERLVASRERFALAAWGANDGLWDWNVVRGVVFYSTRWKASLGYAPQEIGHSLDDWLGRVHPDDRGAVDATLAALHEGGSHFEVEYRMRHADGTWRHMVGRGAVARDRRGRVVRVTGSQADVTSRKRAEQQLLHDAMHDTLTGLPNRALFLDRLERFLHHAQRRPSFRFAVLFIDLDRFKVVNDSLGHPAGDSLLIDVARRLELLLRPEDTLARLGGDEFAVLVDDVRDGEAAVRIADRIQHALAEPFRTRGQRLYVSASIGIALGGAGNTTDALLRDADTAMYRAKRQRARYAMFDEAMHAEAVLQLELESDIRHAIERREFVTHYQPLVRLDTGELIGFEALVRWMHPERGLLMPDVFVPLAEETGLISDIGRWVLDESCTLLQRWQEMLPEGQPFVLSVNVSGKQFLDERFADEVISVLRERQVPHSALKLELTETAMMEDSAAAARVLDRLRAHGVSVWIDDFGTGYSSLAYLQRLPVGSLKISRHFMTGLASGGSEAALVRAIVSLAATLGLDTIAEGVETEAQRRILCELGCRIGQGWLFAPALDAEAATRMLQQPLAAITPPSSDWQ; from the coding sequence GTGAATCCTTCGGCGTCGAACCTGCCGGGACCGGCCAGCCTGCCGAGGCTGTCCAGTTACGAGATCCGCACGTATCGCCTGCTGATGACGGTGACTTCCGTTCTCGTGCTGGCGCTGCAGCCGGTGTACGTGGCGACGGATCCGCTGGCGCGCGATCCCTGGCTGCTGCGTGCGCTCGCGGCCGTGGTCTGCCTGGTCGCGCTCGCCGCGAGCTTCCGGCTGCGAACGCCCGCACTGCGGCGGGTAGTGCTCGCCGCCTACAGTGCGGTCACCGCGTGGCTCCTCGTGCTGGTGGCGATCAACGCGTTCGCGTGGCAGTACGCGCTCACGCTGCTGGTCTTCGTTGCCGGCTTCACCGCAGGCGTGGCCGAGCGGCGGCTGCTCGCCTGGTACGGCATCGGCAGCGCCGCCGGGCTCGCGCTGGTCATCCTGCTGGTCGGGGAGCCGCGCATCGACCTGGCACCCTTTATCGCCGCGGTCGCCACACTCGCCCTGCTTTCGTTTACCGGCTTTGGCACGCGCATGCTGGTCGAGGAACGCCTGGTCGCCAGCAGGGAGCGCTTTGCCCTGGCCGCATGGGGCGCCAACGACGGGCTGTGGGACTGGAACGTGGTGCGCGGCGTCGTCTTCTACTCGACGCGCTGGAAGGCCTCGCTGGGCTACGCGCCGCAGGAGATCGGTCATTCACTGGATGACTGGCTCGGGCGCGTGCACCCCGACGACCGCGGCGCCGTCGACGCGACGCTTGCCGCGCTGCACGAGGGCGGCTCGCATTTCGAGGTGGAGTATCGCATGCGCCACGCTGATGGTACGTGGCGCCACATGGTCGGACGCGGGGCGGTAGCGCGCGACCGGCGCGGCAGGGTCGTGCGTGTGACCGGCTCGCAGGCGGACGTGACGTCGCGCAAGCGCGCGGAACAGCAGCTGCTGCACGATGCGATGCATGACACCCTCACAGGCCTGCCGAACCGTGCCCTGTTCCTGGATCGTCTCGAGCGTTTCCTGCATCACGCGCAGCGGCGTCCCTCCTTCCGTTTCGCGGTCCTGTTCATCGATCTCGACCGCTTCAAGGTCGTGAACGACAGTCTCGGCCACCCTGCCGGTGACAGCCTGCTGATCGACGTCGCCCGGCGTCTCGAGCTGCTGCTGCGCCCCGAAGACACCCTGGCGCGCCTCGGAGGCGACGAGTTCGCTGTGCTGGTCGACGACGTGCGCGATGGCGAAGCCGCCGTGCGGATCGCGGACCGGATCCAGCACGCGCTGGCCGAGCCGTTCCGCACGCGCGGCCAGCGCCTCTACGTGTCGGCCAGCATCGGCATCGCGCTCGGCGGCGCAGGCAACACCACTGACGCGCTGCTGCGCGATGCGGACACTGCGATGTACCGCGCCAAGCGGCAGCGCGCGCGCTACGCCATGTTCGATGAGGCGATGCACGCGGAAGCGGTGCTGCAGCTCGAGCTCGAGAGCGACATCCGCCACGCGATCGAGCGGCGCGAGTTCGTCACGCATTACCAGCCGCTGGTCCGGCTGGACACCGGCGAGCTCATCGGGTTCGAAGCGCTCGTGCGGTGGATGCATCCGGAGCGCGGGCTCCTGATGCCCGACGTGTTCGTGCCGCTCGCCGAGGAGACCGGCCTCATCTCCGACATCGGCCGCTGGGTGCTCGACGAATCGTGTACGCTGCTGCAGCGCTGGCAGGAGATGCTGCCGGAGGGCCAGCCGTTCGTGCTGAGCGTCAACGTCTCGGGCAAGCAGTTCCTGGATGAGCGTTTCGCGGACGAGGTGATCAGCGTCCTGCGCGAGCGGCAGGTCCCCCACAGCGCACTCAAGCTGGAGCTGACCGAGACGGCGATGATGGAGGACTCGGCCGCCGCCGCACGCGTGCTCGATCGGCTGCGCGCACACGGCGTATCCGTCTGGATCGATGACTTCGGGACCGGCTACTCGTCGCTTGCCTACCTGCAGCGGCTGCCGGTCGGCTCACTGAAGATTTCACGCCATTTCATGACGGGCCTGGCGAGCGGCGGCAGCGAGGCTGCACTCGTGCGTGCCATTGTCTCGCTTGCCGCGACGCTCGGCCTCGACACCATCGCGGAAGGCGTGGAGACCGAGGCGCAGCGGCGGATCCTGTGCGAGCTCGGCTGCCGCATCGGGCAGGGCTGGCTGTTTGCACCCGCCCTCGACGCCGAGGCGGCGACACGCATGCTGCAGCAGCCGCTGGCCGCGATCACTCCTCCGTCCAGCGACTGGCAGTAA
- a CDS encoding DNA polymerase ligase N-terminal domain-containing protein, with protein MTTGRKTTRRTSGKRPTRKRTEKPDGKASRQLTEYRRKRDFDVTPEPSDTAPDTPVERAPGARGHLRFVIQKHAATSLHFDLRLELDGVMKSWAVPKGPSLDPAAKRLAMQVEDHPIAYNTFEGIIPEDEYGGGTVMLWDRGTYFPDEAGNTDHEAALRREMKQGKLSITFEGERLRGSYALVRTDSGPKPKWLLIKHRDAVARRGYDIAADIDTSVDSGRTMDEIARGDSAVWHSDRGSGSATRRSRGSGPPAPSTDLAALAIEPMQPTQRKRLSARDGWSFEPAPDGTRVLAYVTPDAATLVDSAGHPRGGWPQITEALQALAKRARTSFVLDGAVSSDAEGATYHAWDLLLSGGDALLDAPWQERRAALDALFGRRRVPDVELVEVTGQLDEVRELAREHGWSAVRARAHDGPYTPGRKSATWLEQRLQP; from the coding sequence ATGACAACAGGCAGAAAGACCACCAGGCGGACGAGCGGCAAGCGGCCGACCCGGAAGCGGACGGAAAAGCCGGACGGCAAGGCGAGCAGACAGCTCACCGAGTACCGCCGCAAGCGCGACTTCGACGTGACACCGGAACCGAGCGACACGGCGCCGGATACGCCCGTGGAGCGCGCACCGGGCGCCCGTGGCCACCTCAGGTTCGTCATCCAGAAGCACGCAGCGACGAGCCTGCATTTCGACCTGCGTCTCGAGCTGGATGGTGTGATGAAGAGCTGGGCCGTGCCGAAGGGGCCGAGCCTGGACCCGGCGGCGAAGCGACTCGCCATGCAGGTCGAGGATCATCCGATCGCCTACAACACCTTCGAAGGCATCATCCCGGAGGATGAGTACGGTGGCGGGACTGTGATGCTCTGGGACCGCGGCACGTACTTCCCCGATGAGGCCGGCAACACGGACCACGAGGCCGCGCTCCGCCGTGAGATGAAGCAGGGCAAGCTGAGCATCACGTTCGAGGGGGAGCGACTGCGCGGCTCCTATGCACTCGTCCGTACGGACAGCGGCCCGAAACCGAAGTGGCTGCTGATCAAGCATCGCGATGCCGTGGCACGCCGCGGTTACGACATTGCTGCGGACATCGACACCTCCGTGGACAGCGGCAGGACCATGGACGAGATCGCGCGCGGCGACTCGGCGGTGTGGCACTCGGACCGCGGATCGGGCAGCGCGACGCGCAGGAGCCGGGGCAGCGGCCCGCCCGCTCCATCGACGGACCTGGCCGCGCTCGCGATCGAGCCGATGCAGCCCACACAGCGCAAGCGGCTGTCGGCACGCGACGGGTGGTCGTTCGAGCCGGCACCCGACGGAACGCGTGTACTCGCGTACGTGACGCCGGATGCAGCGACGCTGGTCGACAGCGCCGGGCATCCGCGGGGCGGCTGGCCGCAGATCACGGAAGCACTGCAGGCACTGGCGAAACGGGCGCGCACGTCATTCGTGCTGGATGGCGCGGTGAGCTCGGATGCGGAGGGCGCCACGTACCACGCCTGGGACCTGCTGCTCAGCGGAGGCGACGCACTGCTGGACGCGCCGTGGCAGGAGCGCCGCGCAGCGCTCGATGCGCTGTTCGGCCGGCGGCGTGTGCCGGACGTGGAGCTGGTCGAGGTCACCGGGCAACTGGACGAGGTGCGCGAGCTCGCCCGTGAGCACGGCTGGAGTGCGGTGCGCGCACGTGCACACGACGGGCCGTATACCCCGGGTCGGAAATCCGCGACGTGGCTGGAGCAGCGGCTCCAGCCTTGA
- a CDS encoding tetratricopeptide repeat protein — translation MMRWLAAAGMIVLGSGAANAQEPEARSLTGSALYAPELAPATRARLEADLARAQAEYDAAPDDADAIIWLGRRLAYLGRYRDAIEVFSRGVDLHPDDARMYRHRGHRYITVRRLDDAIRDLERAAGLTRGRPDEVEPDGAPNRYNIPTSTLQSNIWYHLALAHYLKHDFERALPAWRQAVAVSTNEDMLVASADWLYMTLRRLGRDAEAAAVLERITPDMRILENDAYHQRLLMYKGLVRPDALLSVDTDDAVQLATYGYGVANWHLYNGDEERARQILERILAGPNWAAFGYIAAEAELASANR, via the coding sequence ATGATGCGATGGCTGGCAGCGGCGGGCATGATCGTGCTCGGCAGCGGGGCCGCGAATGCGCAGGAGCCGGAGGCACGCTCCCTCACGGGTTCCGCGCTGTATGCGCCGGAGCTCGCGCCGGCCACGCGTGCGCGGCTGGAGGCCGACCTGGCGCGCGCGCAGGCGGAGTACGACGCCGCACCCGATGATGCGGACGCGATCATCTGGCTCGGTCGCCGCCTGGCGTACCTGGGGCGCTACCGCGATGCCATCGAGGTCTTCTCGCGGGGCGTGGATCTGCACCCCGACGACGCCCGCATGTACCGGCACCGCGGCCACCGCTACATCACGGTGCGCAGACTGGACGATGCGATCCGTGATCTCGAGCGCGCGGCGGGGCTGACTCGTGGGCGGCCGGACGAGGTGGAGCCCGATGGCGCACCGAACCGCTACAACATCCCGACCAGCACGCTGCAGTCGAACATCTGGTACCACCTCGCGCTTGCCCACTACCTGAAGCACGACTTCGAGCGGGCGCTGCCGGCGTGGCGGCAGGCGGTCGCCGTTTCCACGAACGAAGACATGCTCGTGGCAAGCGCCGACTGGCTGTACATGACACTGCGGCGACTGGGCCGGGACGCCGAGGCAGCCGCCGTGCTCGAGCGCATCACGCCGGACATGCGCATCCTCGAAAACGATGCGTACCACCAGCGGCTGCTGATGTACAAAGGACTGGTCCGGCCGGACGCGCTGCTGTCCGTCGATACGGACGATGCCGTGCAGCTTGCGACGTACGGCTATGGCGTCGCGAACTGGCACCTGTACAACGGCGACGAGGAGCGGGCGCGACAGATCCTGGAACGCATACTGGCCGGTCCGAACTGGGCGGCGTTCGGCTACATCGCCGCGGAGGCGGAGCTGGCGAGTGCGAATCGTTGA
- a CDS encoding glycosyltransferase, translating to MRIVEIPSLPGLDEHAAVAHLTGAVSALRAAAVRALPALRGRTLWMVNSTEHGGGVAEMLPGMVTLLRELDLDVQWAVIESPDPHFFEFTKRIHNLIHDAGEPVITPEDVALYEAVNRRNADELLRRVKPGDIVALHDPQPLPMAPLLREGADVHLVWRCHIGLDERTARTEAAWQLLQRYTPACDRVIFSAPEYVPDSMATRAAIVHPAIDPLAPKNAELSLHALVCILASSGLSSAGPIVPPPYEHQVQRIAFDGTPIRASRMGEVGLLTRPIVLQVSRWDRLKGFLPLMQAFVRMKALATSETGRARRRALLTRLVLAGPAVGAVADDPEARDVLDALVRAYVELPPATQEDIAILLLPMESRAENALIVNALQRASSIVAQNSLREGFGLTIAEAMWKRIPVLTSAAAVGPRTQIADGEHGRLVQDPEDVAELADVLSHMLQQPDERARWARNAQRRAHDEFMIFTQLRRWIDLCREVVEDSARVAGHA from the coding sequence GTGCGAATCGTTGAGATCCCCTCGCTTCCGGGGCTGGACGAGCACGCGGCCGTCGCACACCTGACGGGGGCGGTCTCGGCGCTGCGGGCCGCCGCGGTGCGCGCACTGCCTGCGCTGCGCGGCCGCACCCTGTGGATGGTCAACTCGACCGAGCACGGTGGCGGCGTCGCCGAAATGCTGCCCGGAATGGTCACACTGCTGCGCGAGCTGGACCTCGACGTGCAGTGGGCCGTGATCGAGTCGCCCGACCCTCACTTCTTCGAGTTCACCAAGCGCATCCACAACCTGATCCACGACGCGGGCGAGCCCGTGATCACCCCCGAGGACGTTGCGCTGTACGAGGCGGTGAACCGGCGGAACGCGGATGAGCTGCTGCGCCGGGTGAAGCCCGGCGACATCGTCGCGCTCCACGATCCGCAGCCGCTGCCGATGGCCCCGCTGCTCCGGGAGGGCGCTGACGTCCACCTGGTCTGGCGCTGCCACATCGGACTCGACGAGCGCACGGCGCGTACGGAAGCCGCGTGGCAGCTGCTGCAGCGCTACACTCCGGCGTGCGACCGCGTGATCTTTTCCGCGCCTGAATACGTGCCGGACAGCATGGCGACGCGTGCGGCGATCGTGCATCCCGCGATCGATCCGCTCGCGCCCAAGAACGCGGAGCTGAGCCTGCATGCGCTCGTCTGTATCCTGGCGAGCAGCGGCCTGTCCAGTGCGGGGCCGATCGTGCCGCCGCCATACGAGCACCAGGTGCAGCGCATCGCCTTCGACGGGACGCCGATCAGGGCCTCCCGGATGGGTGAGGTCGGCCTGCTCACGCGGCCGATCGTGCTGCAGGTCTCGCGCTGGGATCGACTCAAGGGATTCCTCCCGCTGATGCAGGCGTTCGTGCGGATGAAGGCACTGGCCACGTCGGAAACGGGACGCGCCCGCCGACGTGCACTGCTCACGCGGCTTGTGCTCGCGGGGCCCGCGGTCGGGGCGGTCGCCGATGATCCGGAGGCGCGCGACGTTCTCGACGCGCTGGTGCGCGCCTACGTCGAGCTGCCCCCCGCAACGCAGGAGGACATTGCCATTCTCCTGCTGCCGATGGAGTCGCGCGCGGAAAACGCGCTCATCGTCAATGCACTGCAGCGTGCGTCGTCGATCGTCGCCCAGAACTCGCTGCGGGAGGGGTTCGGCCTGACGATCGCCGAGGCGATGTGGAAGCGGATCCCGGTGCTCACCAGTGCTGCCGCTGTCGGACCCCGCACGCAGATCGCCGATGGCGAGCACGGCCGGCTCGTGCAGGACCCGGAGGACGTGGCCGAGCTCGCCGACGTGCTGAGCCACATGCTGCAGCAGCCCGACGAGCGGGCACGCTGGGCCAGGAACGCGCAGCGTCGCGCGCATGACGAATTCATGATCTTCACGCAGCTCCGGCGCTGGATCGACCTGTGTCGCGAGGTGGTCGAAGACAGCGCCCGTGTGGCGGGACATGCCTGA
- the asd gene encoding archaetidylserine decarboxylase (Phosphatidylserine decarboxylase is synthesized as a single chain precursor. Generation of the pyruvoyl active site from a Ser is coupled to cleavage of a Gly-Ser bond between the larger (beta) and smaller (alpha chains). It is an integral membrane protein.): MPEEPVPDVSPELPAFHWRATLGLLRRLPQGALSRAFGRVADLPIPPRLRPAVLGAFARGTGIDIDEAELPLVEYPTINRFFVRRLRPGARAWPAASGVAASPVDGVVGQSGRIRSGTLLQAKGRTYTVHDLLADADDARRYDDGSFLTLYLSPRHYHRIHAPCSGAIGRARYVPGALLPVNAPAVMHVDRLFPRNERLLCTIDGSLGRVVVVAVGAYNVGRISAAFDPAWNGGEHGWVTNRGRRAIEERHYDPAVRVERGDEIMAFHLGSTIVLLFERSVRLEPRAAGDAIALGSPIAQVSTP; the protein is encoded by the coding sequence ATGCCTGAGGAGCCGGTACCGGACGTATCGCCGGAGCTTCCGGCGTTTCACTGGCGCGCCACGCTGGGGCTGCTGCGTCGCCTGCCGCAGGGTGCGCTCTCACGTGCGTTCGGCCGCGTTGCAGACCTGCCGATTCCGCCACGCCTGCGACCCGCTGTGCTCGGCGCGTTCGCCCGTGGAACCGGCATCGACATCGACGAGGCCGAGCTTCCGCTCGTGGAGTATCCAACCATCAACCGCTTCTTCGTGCGCCGGCTCCGGCCCGGGGCACGCGCATGGCCCGCCGCCAGCGGCGTCGCCGCCTCACCCGTCGACGGTGTTGTTGGCCAGTCTGGCAGAATCCGCAGCGGAACGCTGCTCCAGGCCAAGGGCCGCACCTACACGGTGCATGATCTCCTCGCCGATGCAGACGACGCCAGGCGCTATGACGACGGCTCCTTTCTGACACTGTACCTGAGCCCCCGGCACTACCACCGCATCCATGCACCGTGCAGCGGCGCGATCGGTCGCGCCCGCTATGTGCCGGGCGCGCTGCTGCCGGTCAATGCGCCCGCCGTCATGCACGTGGACCGGCTGTTCCCCAGGAACGAGCGCCTGCTGTGTACCATCGACGGCTCCCTCGGCCGCGTCGTCGTCGTTGCTGTCGGTGCGTACAACGTGGGGCGCATCTCGGCGGCGTTCGATCCGGCCTGGAACGGGGGTGAGCACGGGTGGGTGACGAACCGCGGCAGGCGCGCGATCGAGGAGCGGCACTATGACCCGGCGGTACGCGTGGAGCGCGGCGACGAGATCATGGCGTTTCATCTCGGCTCCACCATCGTCCTGCTGTTCGAGCGCAGTGTCCGGCTGGAGCCGCGTGCCGCCGGCGATGCGATCGCGCTGGGAAGCCCGATCGCGCAGGTGAGCACGCCCTAG